A window from Vigna angularis cultivar LongXiaoDou No.4 chromosome 7, ASM1680809v1, whole genome shotgun sequence encodes these proteins:
- the LOC108337377 gene encoding HMG-Y-related protein A yields the protein MATEEVNKPQSLPPYPELILKALEALNEPSGSSKSAISKYIESTYGELPDSTVLGNQLNKMKDSGEVVFSKNNYLKADPSAPPKRGRGRPPKPKAPVSPGTVVSPPRPRGRPPKDPNAPPKSPKPKPTPGSGRPRGRPRKIPRSPATTVAPATVSSGRPRGRPPKVKPQLREVSVDL from the exons ATGGCCACTGAAGAGGTTAATAAGCCTCAGTCACTTCCTCCATACCCCGAG CTCATACTGAAAGCGCTTGAAGCTCTGAACGAACCAAGTGGATCCAGCAAATCAGCAATATCCAAGTACATAGAATCGACCTATGGTGAGTTGCCAGACTCAACCGTTTTGGGGAATCAACTGAACAAGATGAAAGACAGTGGAGAAGTTGTGTTCAGTAAGAACAACTACCTAAAGGCTGACCCAAGTGCCCCACCAAAGAGGGGCCGTGGAAGGCCACCAAAGCCAAAGGCCCCTGTGTCACCAGGCACCGTTGTGTCCCCTCCACGGCCAAGGGGTCGTCCCCCAAAGGACCCGAATGCTCCTCCAAAGTCCCCGAAGCCTAAGCCCACCCCGGGAAGTGGCAGGCCAAGGGGCAGGCCCAGGAAAATTCCTCGCTCACCAGCAACGACGGTGGCGCCGGCCACCGTCTCCAGCGGAAGGCCTAGGGGTAGGCCTCCTAAGGTAAAGCCTCAGTTGAGAGAAGTGAGTGTTGACTTATAG